The Moorena producens PAL-8-15-08-1 genomic interval TTAGTATCATCATTAAAGTCTTGATCTTTCAGCCGCCGATTTTCATAACCAATTAAACGATACCCTTGGACTTTGGCAGGATTAAATTCTACTTGAATCTTAACATCTTTGGCAATAGTGAGTAGAGTGGCTCCGATTTCGTTAACTAAGACTTTCTTAGCTTCTAACTCGTTATCAATATAAGCATAATTGCCATTACCTTTATTAGCAATTTTCTCCATCTTGGAGTCTTGTAAATTACCGGTTCCAAATCCTAATACGGTCAGGAAAACTCCTTTTTTTCGCTTCTGTTCAATTAGTTTAACTAATTCGCTATCACTGGAAACTCCCACATTAAAGTCTCCGTCGGTTGCTAGAATAACTCGGTTATTTCCTGATTTAATAAAATTATCCTGGGCGAGTTTATAAGCCAGTTTAATTCCTGCTCCCCCAGCAGTAGACCCCCCGGCATTGAGATTCTCAATCGCTGTTAAGATTTTATCTTTCTGGTTGCCTGGAGTAGGAGGTAAAACCACCCCAGCAGCTCCAGCATAGACGACAATACTAACCTGGTCTTCTTCTCTCAATTCATTGACCAGCATCCGAAAGGCATCTTTGAGCAGGGGAAGCTTATTGGGATAATTCATGGAACCGGAGACATCCAGCAAAAAGACTAGATTGCTGGGAGGCAAATCTTCAATGGCCATCTTTTCCCCCTGGATACCAATGTGAACTAATTGGTGAGTGGGATTCCAAGGAGCTTGGGAAATTTCTGTCGTAATCGAGAAAGGGCGATCGCTTTCTGGTTCGGGATAGTCGTAGTTAAAGTAGTTAATTAATTCTTCGATACGGATGGCATCAGTAGGGGGAAGTTGACCGTTATTAAGGAAACGACGAAGATTGCTGTAGGAAGCGGTATCAACATCAATCGCAAAGGTAGACAGGGGATTATGCTTTACTCTCTGAAAGGCGTTCTCATCAATGGGACTATAGTTTTCTCTGTTGCTGGCTTCTGGGATAGCTGGCTGTGTTGTCAGTAACGGCTTGGGTTTGCTCGCAATTGAGCGACTAGGAACTGATTTAAAGCGTGCATTTGGGCTATCGGAGAGTCGCCTTGAGGCTCGGGGCATCAAACCTCTGTTACGGAAATTCTGATTAACACTATCCCCCGACCTCCCGACCTGGGCTGATTCCATAAGTTCTGATAGGCGCTCTCTTTGCTCACGTTCTACGTCTTGCGCTACAGGTAGATTAGAGCTTGTGTCTGATTTTTGGGCTGATGGCTGATTGTGGCAAGCTGTTGTTAGCTGTGCCAAGATAGCAACCATTCCGGAAAGGAGGAATAGTCTCAGTAATTTGTTCATTTGATTTGCCCTCTGTATTGCTTATTCCTAAGCTAGTCCACCACAGAAGGCTGTTTGTTTGTGTTGCGGTTTCTGTAACGGTAATAGGCAAGAGGCAAGAGGCAAAAGGCAAGAGGCAATAGTGATGACTCGTTTGGTGTGCAGTGCCTAGCCATCCTATGGTCAGCCAATGAATCTGGATTACCCTCTATATTAAATGGTATTTCCCAGGGTAAACGGATCTAATTTTGTTAATTCATATCTATAGTGTTTTTACCATTAAATAAACACTATATGTATAAAATATAGAGTCCATGAGCACCATAAGGCCAGGTTTATTGAAAACTCCCCTGGTTGATTGACAAGATGGGTTTATCCTATGATACTTTTAGAGATATAGGAGTGGAAGCAAAGCTTAAGATATCTTCTGCTTCCTGATCCAAAGCTACCTGTGCCCTTTCAATAAGAAAACTATGTCTTAAGCTGTACTTCTCTTCCTATAAAATTAGATAAACCATGGCTACTCGCCATAGTTTATACTGATGATGTACTTAACCCTTTTTATAGAACTTTTCTTAATTAGGAGGTACACATCATTTTTTTTCTGTCCGCTATTCCCTATATCCTTTTGTAGATTCTGGTGATCCGCTTTTCTGGTGATCCGCTATTTCCTGTTGTCTAAAATCCAGGATTATCTACCTCAAATCGTTTAAATCCACTGTTTACAACCACTATATAATCCCTAATTAAGGAAGTTGATCATGTCTACTAAAAGTTCTGCAATCTGGGGGTCTTCTTCCTTAGCAATTGCCATTTTTGCCCTATCGTCTTCACCAATTCTGACTCGCATAACAGAACATGATATGGGTCCTTATGGAACAATATTTAATCGGTTTTGGATTGCCAGCCTAGCGTTGGGCCTTGGCAAGGTTGTCAAACTACTTTGGGATAAGCACAGCGGACGCTTATCTACTAGTGATAACAAGGCTTATACTGTCCAGGATTTTTTCTCGTTATTTCTTGTTGCTAGCTTAGATTCAATTTGCCTAGTGACGTGGGCTTGGTCTCTGACAAAAACAAGTGTTGCTAATTCTAATCTGCTCCACAACACCACTCCTATTTTTGCAGCTGTCGGCGGATGGTTATTGTTAAGCCAATCCTTTAATCGTCGCTTCCTAATCGGCATGATACTGGCTCTAGGAGGAACGTTTTTAATTGGTTTTAACGATTTTCATATCGATCGAGATACATTGATAGGGGACAGCGTTGCATTACTATCTGCCCTTTTCTACGCGGGGACACTTTTGGTAACAGAGCATCTCCGAGTTAAATTTGACACAAGCACAATTTTACTATGGCTTTATACCTTAGGTGGCCTATTGTTGTTACCATTAACATTGCTATTTGAAGATAGACTATTTCCTGCTTCCTTTTCATCATGGTCTGCTGTTATTGGCCTAGGACTTTGTGGCTCTATCATTGGATTGGGTGCATTATTCTATAGTCTCAAACAATTTTCATCTAGCTTTGTCTCTCTCATCCTATTGCTGGAACCCATGATTGCAGCAGTCTTAGCCTGGCTAATTTTTGCAGAAAAATTGAGTTGGTTAAATGCCTTGACGTTTATAATCGTATTATCTGGGATTTATCTGGCTAAATCAGATGGAGAATTAGATAATATTGGTTCTACTGAAGCTACTTAAGATGTAAGCTGTCAGCTATCAGCTATCAGCTATCAGCTATCAGCTGATGCTGACGTTAAGATGAATCGTAAGGTGGGCAGTGCCTAGCAATTCTATGGTCAGCAAATGAATCTCTGTCAAGCACTGCCCACCCTACTTCAACTAGTTAAGATTAATCCTCTGGTGGGCAGTGCCTAGCCAGACTATGGCCAAGCAAATGAATCTCTGTCAAGCACTGCCCACCCTACACCTATTCCCTATTCCCTGTTCCCTGTTCCCGATTCCCGATTTCCTGTTCCCTCTTCTGTGCTTCCAATTCGCTATTTGCCCGCTCCCTTGCTTTGATAGCGTCTCGGTAGTTTGGCTGGTAGCGCACTGCTTTATCATAAGCAGCGATCGCTTTTTTATACTTGTTGCGTTTAACTAATGCATTGCCTAGGCTATACCAGGCTTGGCTGTAGTCACGTTTATAGTTAACTGCTTGTTGGTAAGATGCGATCGCATCCTTATAGCGTTCCAATTTATAGAAGGTATTGCCTCGACTGTACCAAGCTTGGTAAGGCTTGGATTTTAGTTTAATGGCTTTGTAGTAAGCTTCCAGGGCATCTTCATATCGCTGGACTTGATGGAGTGTCCAACCGCGACTGTACCAGGCTTGATAGGAATTAGGCTGGAGTTTAACGGCTTGCTCAAAGGAGGCTAAGGCTTCTTGGTATTTCCGTAATTTATTTAAGGTATTGCCCCAGCTATACCAAGCTTGGTAGAAGTTGGGCTGGAATTGAACCGCTTGCTGATAAGACTTGGCGGCATCTTTATACTTTTGCAAATTGCTCAAGTCATTACCCCGCTGATACCAGGCTTCAGCGGAATTCGGTTTGTAGTCTAAGGCTCGGTCGTAGGATTCTACCGCTGCTTTATATCGGCGCAAATTATGTAATGCCCAGCCCCGTCGATACCAAGCTTGGTAAGAATCGGGTTTGAGTTTCAGGGCTTTGTCAAAGGATGCGATCGCATCATAATAATTCTTGGACTTAACCTGAACATTACCAAGACTGATCCAAGCATCCAAGTCATTGGGCTGGAGTTCCAGGGCGCTATTAAACGCCTTAATTGCTGCGTCATAACGCTCCAACTGCTCCAAGGTTTTACCCCTACCCTTCCAAGCTGCACTATAATCCGGCTCAATTTGAATGGCTTGGTCGTAAGCATTTAGAGCTTCTTCATAGTACTTCAGGGCAAACAAGGTCTTACCCTGACCTTGCCAAGCTGGAGCATATTCCCCTCGGATTTCTACAGCTCGATTATAAGCATCCAGAGCCTGTTCATAGCGCTTCAATTCTAAAAAGGTTTCGCCCCGGTTATACCAATCCGTAGCAGTAACTCCCCTTAATATATTCACCATAAAAACCGTTGCTGCAAACCCCAATCCAATCACCCCGGTGTACATTAACACTTGGTACCGTTTTAGTCTGAATCGTCGGGGTTTCGGGAGCAGGGGTTGTATCGATGACGCAATTCCCAACATTAAAGTAGCGCCAGTTTTAGTAGTGTTAGTATTTATGTTATTATTGCTATTTTTATTAGTAATTATAGTAGTTAGTGCTTGTAAGGCTAAGGTAGCTGATTGGTAACGCTCTCGGAAATCATAGCGCACCATTTTATCTAAAGTATCGGCTAATTCAGCACTTACTGATATCTGGTTATGCCAGCTAATTTCCCCTGTATCAGAGTCAAGGGGCAATTGGTGAGGACGTAAACCGGTTAAACCAACAATCCCGATCATCCCGACAGCATAGATATCACTGCTTAATTTCGGGTAACCATTGGCTTGTTCACTGGGTCGATAGCCAGGAGTACCAATAGCAACGGTAAAGCCAGTATTGCCCCCTTCCAGGATTTGGGTACTGACTTGTTTAACCGCACCGAAGTCAATCAGTACTAATTTGCCATCTGATTTACGCCGAAGGATGTTTTGAGGATTAATATCTCGGTGAATAATACGCCGTTGATGAACAAATTCTAAAACTTCCAGGATTTCCTGCAACAGGGAAATAATCTGATCTTCATTCAGCTGTTCTCCCGGTACAAGTTCCTGGCTGAGGTCTTCCCCTTCAATCAATTCCTGAACCAGATAGAAGTCATGATTTTCTTCAAAATACGCAAAAAGCTGGGGAATTTGCTCATTACTTCCTAACTGGTGTAGGATTTTGGCTTCCGTGTCAAACAGTCGCCTAGCCGTCTGCAATGTCAAGGGATCCGTGGCTACTGGCTTGAGCTGCTTAACCACACACTGATTCTCACCAGGCAAGTGTTGGTCTTCAGCTACGAAAGTCTGACCAAAGCCACCTTGTCCCAGTTGACGGATAATTTTATAGCGTCCACCGATCGTTTGTCCAAGACCCAAGTTCATGGAATTTCTACTGCTCCGGGAAAGCCTCACCACCTGTTAAAGGAGGTAGAACACTAGGTATAGCGCTATGCGCAAGGCAAGAGGCATGCATGCTAAAGGCAACAGTTAACTACAAGAGCTTTTCACTTTGTATCAATGTCCTAACCTTAATGCGTACTGCTATATAGTGCTACCAATCATAGTATACAAAACCCTTCAATAGTGATCGGAACATTATCCCTGGGAGAGGGGAGTAGTGGGTAGGGTGTGTTAGGGGCGGGCTTGCCCTGATGTTCAACCCCTAGAGCCAGTTTTGGGACAGCCCGCACCGTAACGCACCACCAAGTAGAATGGGCGAATGTAGAATATTGAAATTGCCGAATATCCTAGAGCGGAATTTTTGGCGTTGCTGATTCTGGGTATGGTTTCGCCCCCCTAGCCCCCCAATTCTGGGGGGAACAAAACTCTTAAAATCCCCCGAGCGAGGGATTGCTCGCTCGGGGGATTTAGGGGGCTTTAATAAAACCAGATAATCGCGCATTCGTTCCTTAATTAAACAACGCCGAATTTTTAGCACAGGAAAATAATTAATTGAGCAATAGATAAACTATAGAAATTCTCTATGCCATGAGGTACAAATGGATCCCCCGTTGGTCCCCCTTATCAAGGGGGACTTTGAGCTTGATAAGCGTACCTCATAAATCCTATAAACGCTATAATTACCAAAATAGGAGGAATAAAAAATGAGAGCAAAGACAATTAGATAAACTATAGCAATCTCTATGCCATGAGGTACAAATGGATCCCCCGTTGGTCCCCCTTATCAAGGGGGACTTTGAGCTTGAGAAGCGTACTTCATAAATCCTATAAACGCTATAATTTCCAAAATAGGAGGAATAAAAAATGAGAGCAAAGACAATTAGATAAACTATAGAAATTCTCTATGCCATCAGGGACAAATGGATCCCCCGTTGGTCCCCCTTATCAAGGGGGACTTTGAGCTTGAGAAGCGTACTTCATAAATCCTATAAACGCTATAATTTCCAAAATAGGAGGAATAAAAAATGAGAGCAAAGACAATTAGATAAACTATAGCAATTCTCTATGCCATGAGGTACAAATGGATCCCCCGTTGGTCCCCCTTATCAAGGGGGACTTTGAGCTTGAGAAGCGTACCTCATAAATCCTATAAACGCTATAATTACCAAAACAGTAGGAATAAAAAATGAGTGCAAAGACAATTAAGTGGGATGATGTTCGCTCCCAAGTTCTAGCAAATCCAGAAGTTAAAGCCGAGTATGAAGCTCTAGAATTTGAGTTTAATATTGCTAGTCAGGTTATTGCCCAGTCAGAAGTCAGAAGTCAGAAGTCAGAAGTCAGAATTTCCAATTCTTAATTCTTAATTCTTAATTCTTAATTCTCAAGCTCCATCTCGGCAAAGTGTTCCATCAGCATCCGGTGAATAAAGATATAGCCGCCTCCTACTTTTTGTAGGAAGATGCGATCAGCAGCATAGTCCAGAAAGCGGGCATAGTTCCAAGAGATGTATTTGTTGAAGTAGAGGACAAGGCGGAGGCTGAAGTGTTGGATGCAGGCATAACCACCATTCACCAGCCCGGCTATCAGCCCTGACATCAGGCCTCCCATCAACCCTCCCATCAGCCCTGACATCAGGCCTCCCATCAGCCCTCCGATCAGCCCGACCATCAGACATACAGTTATAGCATTACGAACTGATTTCCAAATTCCTTGATTTGGATTTGTTTTTGTTTCAATTTCTGAACTCTCTAGCCCTGCTATAAGGCCTCCCATCAGGCCTCCCATCAACCCTGGCGTCAGCCCTACCGTCATCTCTGCCATTAACCCTCCCATCAACCCTGGCGTCAGTCCTCTCGCCAACCCTACCGCCAGCATAAAAATCAAGATTTTTTTCCAATTAACTTGAAGTCTTTCAATTGTTTTGATTTCTTTCGTTAGACTTCCCATCAGCGCAAACCTCAACGTTTCCATCAACCCGAATATCAGCCCTGCCATCAGCCCTGTCATCAGCCCGAATATCAGCTCTGTCATCAGCCCAAGCCTCAGCCCGAATATCAGCCCTGCCATCAGCCCGACTATCAGCCCGAATATCAGCTCTGCCATCAGCCCGACCATCAGCCCTGCTATCAGCCCTGCTATCAGCCCGGCTATCAGCCCTGACATCAGCCCTGACATCAGCCCAACCATCAGCCCGACCATCAGCCCGACCATCAGTCTATAAGTTTGTTTTTGCTTTCTATTTATTAACCAATATGGCTGGATTTTTTCAATTAAAAATACTGTTTGCGACTCCTCAACCATCCTCTTGGCCAGCCAAATTAGCCAGTGCTTTACTTGCGCTTTATTGTATCGTTGATTAGTCTTCCGACGCTTAAACATCCTCTCAATATATGCATCAAAGAGCTGCTTGCGCCGTTCCTCCACTACGTCAGTTTTTGGTAAATCCTCAACTGCTACTCCTTGATAAGCTAGAGTCATAATATTGAGCATCAAGGGCGACTGGGCTAACTCTTGTAATACTCTATCCTCTGCAATTAATGTCTTCAAGCCTGTTAAATTAGCCCCGAGACTATCCAAGTAATGATAGATTTGTTCTAAACTAAGCAATCTTATAGAAACTGCTTTCTGACAATTCAGACGGTTGGATAGGGCTTGATAGTCTTTAATCCGACTACAGACTACCAAATCGGCACCATACTCCTGGTTAAATTGGTTCAAAGCAAGAATACATTCGTCTCGGTACTCCACCTTTACTTCATCCAAACCATCAAGCAATGGTAGTAGTTGCTGTTGCGTTACTAAAGCTTGTCCAATTTTATGGGGAACATCATATTTATTACCCAATTCGTCTACTAACCAATTGGCTATCTTCTGCCGTTTCTTTGCCCAAGAGGAGAGGTTAAATACTACAGGAATTATCTGATTAGTATCTTGTTCAACACGATGGATTAAATTCCGGGCAAGTTCCAGTAATGTTGTAGTTTTCCCTGACCCTGGTTCTCCTAAAATTAGTAGGGTTGATCCTGTACCAATTTGGTCAAAAATATCAATTACTTTAGTACCTTCAGGAAGGGGTTGAGGTGAGTTGTCACCGATTTCGGTAATTTCGCTCAAAGGCTGAGGAATGGCATCGGGTCTCTCTTCTAATCCCAATTCAATCATTACCTGGTGATAGAGGGATTTTTCTATAACGCCTTTAATCCAATAGTTATTGACTTTAGTGAGTAATGCCTGACGGTTGCGCTTTTCTTGGCGAGTTAGGGTTGGTGGGGGATTGACAACAACATTATTATTATAGATGTCACCGCCAAATTGATTAGCATTGACTGTATTAGCATCAATCAAACCACCCCCAAACTGAAAATTCCGTAGGTCATTATTTTCATCCTTAGTTCGCTTGTTTTCTATCCAAAAAACAAATACAATACCGACGATAAAACAGGTAGTGACTAACCAACCGGCAGGGTTGCCACCAGCGAACAAAAAGATTACTAGTAAACTAGTAAAGACTTGGGCTATTTGCCAAAACAGAGAACTCAGACCAGCTTTAGCTTCTTCGTAGAGACTCATTTCTTCGCGTTTAACTGGAGACATACTCGTTAACCTATCTATCCCCTCATAGATTAATCAGGTCTTTTAAGAGGCGCTTGAGAATTCGACCACATAAGGTAATACAGGAGCTAAAAGCTAGCAGGACAACAACAAGGCAGAAGTAGCGGTTTACTTCCCAAACGTTCCAGGTACCCACACATTGATCAAAGCCTGTAAAATTTTCTTTAGTTATCGACTGAAATATCCAACCAAAAATAACGTATAGGATGCCAAGACCAATGGCATCCTGAATTGTCAAATAGACATCTCGCCAGAGATCACCTATTAAGGCTTTCCCAACCTGGTCCAAGGGCTCCCAAATATTGATAAGGAGTTGATAAATAACCTTCCCAAACCTTGTTTTTGGTCTCATGGGTGGCGGTGTTGAAACTTCAGTTGGCTTACGAACTGGTCTGTGGGGTATTGGTTCCTGCTCTGAGGTCATGCCAAACGTAGATATCATTTTTGATCAAGCTAGCACATCCTGTCTCTACTTATACAGTATTTTATAGAAAATTTACCTAGTTTTGGAGTAATGTCTCGCCTTTAAATGTTTAGCGGGAGCCAATCTTACCGATATCTGCTTGATTGACTTGCCATTTTCCGTAAAAAGCCTGGGGGGTCATGGACAGTTGATTGAGGGTGGGCAGTGGGGACGTTAGATTGATGTGCTTGCCTACATTTAACCAAACAATTTATTACACCTTATAAAAATTTGTGTATAACACCACGCATTAAGGTGTTTGACATTCCTAAACTCCTAAACTTAGTCATAGCTGACTTCTGACTTCTAACTTCTGACTTGCGCGTAGCGCTATATCTCATCAAACTAAAAACTGCAATACAATCGAATCGGCGGCATTGATCATAAAAGGAAAACCAAGATATGAAAGCCATAGGATATAATCAGGCTGGACCAATCACTGCACCAGACGCGCTGATCGAATTTGAAACCGAAACACCAGAATTAGGGGCACAGGACCTGTTGGTGGAGGTCCGGGGAATTTCGGTCAATCCTGTGGACGTGAAAGTGCGCGCCAAGATGGCACCGGAAAAGGGCACCAAGATCATTGGCTATGATGCGGCAGGTGTTGTTCGAGAAGTTGGCAGCGATGTCAGCAAATTTAAAGTTGGTGATGAAGTCTATTATGCCGGTGATATCACTCGACCGGGCACCAACTCCGAGCTCCATGCTGTTGATGAGCGGATTGTCGGGAAAAAGCCCAAATCCCTGGGCTTTGCGGAAGCAGCTGGTTTTCCACTCACCTCCATTACCGCTTGGGAAATCCTGTTTGACTGCCTCGGGGTCAAAGAAGGAGAAGGCAAGGGCGAGAGTATACTGATTATCGGTGGCGCGGGAGGTGTTGGATCAATCCTGATTCAACTTGCCAAGAAACTCACTGGGTTGACTGCGATCGCAACGGCATCTCGTCCGGAAACCATCGAGTGGGTTCAAAAGATGGGTGCCGACCATGTGATCAATCACCGCCAGTCCCTTGTTGATCAAATCAAGGAATTGGGACTCGAGCCCCGCTACGTTGCATCCCTTTCAGGATCAGACGGACATTTTCCTGGCATCATTGAGCTGATCAAGCCTCGCGGTCATATCGCACTGATTGATGACCCTCAGTCCCTAGACATGAAATTGATCAAACCCAAAGCCCTAAGCTTCAGCTGGGAGTTCATGTTTACTCGGTCGATGTTTCAAACCGAGGACATCGAAAAACAGCATGAATTGCTGAATCGGGTCTCGGAGCTCATTGACGATGGCACCCTAATTTCCACCGTGACCAACAATCTCGGGAAAATCAGTGTGGAAACCCTCAAGACGGCTCATTCCCAGCAAGAGAGCGGTCGTGCCATTGGCAAAAATGTACTCGACGGCTTTAACTAAGAGGATATCTCCCAAGTTTTTTTATACTGAATTTTGCCCCCCTAGCCCCCCAACTTTGGGGGGAAAAAGAGTCAATTTGTTTCTAAAAGTCCCTTCCGGTGCGCTTTCCAATGGGCGAGTAAATCGCCCTTGGGTCGCACCGCAAAATTGGGGGATTTAGGGGGCTTGGATGTAGCAAATGAGACTTCTCAGACAACCTCTAAAACAGCATAGCCAAGGGTGGCAAGTTATCGCGATCAGATTTTCAATTTTTAACGACTGAAAATAACTAAAACCAAGGAAACAAAAACATGGCTAAATTGACTCTTGTTGCTCATATCACAGCTAAAGCTGACAAAATTGATCTGGTAAAGACTGAGC includes:
- a CDS encoding vWA domain-containing protein; this translates as MPRASRRLSDSPNARFKSVPSRSIASKPKPLLTTQPAIPEASNRENYSPIDENAFQRVKHNPLSTFAIDVDTASYSNLRRFLNNGQLPPTDAIRIEELINYFNYDYPEPESDRPFSITTEISQAPWNPTHQLVHIGIQGEKMAIEDLPPSNLVFLLDVSGSMNYPNKLPLLKDAFRMLVNELREEDQVSIVVYAGAAGVVLPPTPGNQKDKILTAIENLNAGGSTAGGAGIKLAYKLAQDNFIKSGNNRVILATDGDFNVGVSSDSELVKLIEQKRKKGVFLTVLGFGTGNLQDSKMEKIANKGNGNYAYIDNELEAKKVLVNEIGATLLTIAKDVKIQVEFNPAKVQGYRLIGYENRRLKDQDFNDDTKDAGELGAGHTVTALYEIIPVGAKTKVKLPDIDPLKYQSNAASTTNSQELMQVKLRYKEPDGNTSQLLTYPLVDKAVKLEDASDNFKFSAAVASFGMVLRDSPYKGKASFDQALTLAKESEGVDLEGYRAEFIDLVESAEEIGSRE
- a CDS encoding DMT family transporter; amino-acid sequence: MSTKSSAIWGSSSLAIAIFALSSSPILTRITEHDMGPYGTIFNRFWIASLALGLGKVVKLLWDKHSGRLSTSDNKAYTVQDFFSLFLVASLDSICLVTWAWSLTKTSVANSNLLHNTTPIFAAVGGWLLLSQSFNRRFLIGMILALGGTFLIGFNDFHIDRDTLIGDSVALLSALFYAGTLLVTEHLRVKFDTSTILLWLYTLGGLLLLPLTLLFEDRLFPASFSSWSAVIGLGLCGSIIGLGALFYSLKQFSSSFVSLILLLEPMIAAVLAWLIFAEKLSWLNALTFIIVLSGIYLAKSDGELDNIGSTEAT
- a CDS encoding serine/threonine-protein kinase, whose protein sequence is MNLGLGQTIGGRYKIIRQLGQGGFGQTFVAEDQHLPGENQCVVKQLKPVATDPLTLQTARRLFDTEAKILHQLGSNEQIPQLFAYFEENHDFYLVQELIEGEDLSQELVPGEQLNEDQIISLLQEILEVLEFVHQRRIIHRDINPQNILRRKSDGKLVLIDFGAVKQVSTQILEGGNTGFTVAIGTPGYRPSEQANGYPKLSSDIYAVGMIGIVGLTGLRPHQLPLDSDTGEISWHNQISVSAELADTLDKMVRYDFRERYQSATLALQALTTIITNKNSNNNINTNTTKTGATLMLGIASSIQPLLPKPRRFRLKRYQVLMYTGVIGLGFAATVFMVNILRGVTATDWYNRGETFLELKRYEQALDAYNRAVEIRGEYAPAWQGQGKTLFALKYYEEALNAYDQAIQIEPDYSAAWKGRGKTLEQLERYDAAIKAFNSALELQPNDLDAWISLGNVQVKSKNYYDAIASFDKALKLKPDSYQAWYRRGWALHNLRRYKAAVESYDRALDYKPNSAEAWYQRGNDLSNLQKYKDAAKSYQQAVQFQPNFYQAWYSWGNTLNKLRKYQEALASFEQAVKLQPNSYQAWYSRGWTLHQVQRYEDALEAYYKAIKLKSKPYQAWYSRGNTFYKLERYKDAIASYQQAVNYKRDYSQAWYSLGNALVKRNKYKKAIAAYDKAVRYQPNYRDAIKARERANSELEAQKREQEIGNREQGTGNRE
- a CDS encoding NACHT domain-containing protein, producing MSPVKREEMSLYEEAKAGLSSLFWQIAQVFTSLLVIFLFAGGNPAGWLVTTCFIVGIVFVFWIENKRTKDENNDLRNFQFGGGLIDANTVNANQFGGDIYNNNVVVNPPPTLTRQEKRNRQALLTKVNNYWIKGVIEKSLYHQVMIELGLEERPDAIPQPLSEITEIGDNSPQPLPEGTKVIDIFDQIGTGSTLLILGEPGSGKTTTLLELARNLIHRVEQDTNQIIPVVFNLSSWAKKRQKIANWLVDELGNKYDVPHKIGQALVTQQQLLPLLDGLDEVKVEYRDECILALNQFNQEYGADLVVCSRIKDYQALSNRLNCQKAVSIRLLSLEQIYHYLDSLGANLTGLKTLIAEDRVLQELAQSPLMLNIMTLAYQGVAVEDLPKTDVVEERRKQLFDAYIERMFKRRKTNQRYNKAQVKHWLIWLAKRMVEESQTVFLIEKIQPYWLINRKQKQTYRLMVGLMVGLMVGLMSGLMSGLIAGLIAGLIAGLMVGLMAELIFGLIVGLMAGLIFGLRLGLMTELIFGLMTGLMAGLIFGLMETLRFALMGSLTKEIKTIERLQVNWKKILIFMLAVGLARGLTPGLMGGLMAEMTVGLTPGLMGGLMGGLIAGLESSEIETKTNPNQGIWKSVRNAITVCLMVGLIGGLMGGLMSGLMGGLMGGLMSGLIAGLVNGGYACIQHFSLRLVLYFNKYISWNYARFLDYAADRIFLQKVGGGYIFIHRMLMEHFAEMELEN
- a CDS encoding zinc-binding alcohol dehydrogenase family protein, encoding MKAIGYNQAGPITAPDALIEFETETPELGAQDLLVEVRGISVNPVDVKVRAKMAPEKGTKIIGYDAAGVVREVGSDVSKFKVGDEVYYAGDITRPGTNSELHAVDERIVGKKPKSLGFAEAAGFPLTSITAWEILFDCLGVKEGEGKGESILIIGGAGGVGSILIQLAKKLTGLTAIATASRPETIEWVQKMGADHVINHRQSLVDQIKELGLEPRYVASLSGSDGHFPGIIELIKPRGHIALIDDPQSLDMKLIKPKALSFSWEFMFTRSMFQTEDIEKQHELLNRVSELIDDGTLISTVTNNLGKISVETLKTAHSQQESGRAIGKNVLDGFN